Below is a window of Phoenix dactylifera cultivar Barhee BC4 chromosome 7, palm_55x_up_171113_PBpolish2nd_filt_p, whole genome shotgun sequence DNA.
TAAAATTGAGCTTAGTTCAAGCAGCTACTAACAAGACAAACAGGCCGTAAGATTTTTCTATCCTCAATTTCTGGCAAGGTAACATTCCAAGGTGATCAAAGATCAGTATTACAGTTTAGCTAAATTTTTCCATTATAGTTGCACCTAAGAACATTTAGGATAAGCATCAACTTTTCCTACTTCAATTTATTAGATACTTTAGCAGTCATTATTGGACATCAAAAGGAAGCAAGTTAACAAAATCAATCAGacaaagaaagaacaaaactaCATATTGACTAACATTAACATGGGTGTAAAAGACAAAGGGACCAACAGACTGACAGACAGAAAGAAAGATAGATGGACGGGGAGAGATGGGCAGAGAGGAGGGTGGGGAGTGAGGGAGAGAGATTGCTGGAACTAGAACCCCGTCCCCACCTGTTAGGAACAGCCGATCAACCGGTGAAACTTACTTAAGGAGCGCACCTCTTCTCAGTAAAGCAACTCAATAGCTCTAAATAATCAATCGATTATCAACCCTGTCATCATACATCCATATACAGTCACCTCAAATTTAGTTTAGGAGGTTAGCATTTTGGTGCATTTTGCAAAATCAACATTTTGATCTCAATTCTGCCTAGTTATACATGACTCCTCATCATTCCTTCAGGTGAGAGTATTCTCCTGACAACCACTGAGTTCATGCGATCCTGTCTCTCACACTCACCCAGCATTACCCACCACATCATCTGTAATAATAATCACTTTGTGAAATATGATATCGGTATTATACTGCAAACTGTTTTGCCAAAAGTCTATTGAGAAACTCTTAGTTGTTAAACAGATAGATAAGATGCCAACTCAGCAGTAAAAATAGATGACATGCTCATGCACATTAATAATCCCTTTGGACATTATATGAATTTCATTTACTAGAGTCCCCCAAATTGGTTGAATTTCAAATGAATGTCTATCCAAGATAAGAATGGAAACCTCATGGTAGGAAGTAATATGAGGATAAATAACAGCAGAAAGAGGTTTCGAAACCAAAGTCGAAGCCAAAAAAGCAAACAACAAACAGGAAAAATGCTAATCAAGCAAGCTGAGGCTAATGTCTTGTTACAGCAAATGTATCAAAAGATAACAATCTAGAAGATTACATAAGATCCAAAAAATCTGAAAACCAAATGCTTCAGCAACTGTAATCATATATTAGATCGGCACATAGGTTATCAAGGACCCTCACAAGCAATTCCAAAAGTTAAGGAGCCAACAACCCGATCATTGAAATGGAAGATCCCAATCTCATAAAATGACCTAAAAGTGAGATGGGATTTGATTATTTGAGACCATAAGAAGCTAGAAGCAGATATAAGATCCCACCAAAAAATAAGCATAATACTCGCTTTTCAAAGATGACAACGTCAGCTAAAATAGCCAATCAATCACCTAATGATGTTTTATAATAAATGGATGAAGAAAGCTGTAGCAGATAATTCTAAATACCTAGTTCAACTCTCAGCAACTACCATAAAATCCTCATGATTTTGAGAGATCGTCAACATATTTAAGATTTTGACACGAAATACAATTGCTTTCATTCAAGGATGATTATAAGAACTAAAAGGTTAAAACTTTTATACATTCAATGCCTTAATCAACCAAAAGATCCCGAAAGGAATCAAGATAGCGATGCTCTCATTTTAGAAAACAGGACAGGTCCCTGAATTAAGCAACAAGTAAGCAATAAAAATCCCACTCTTATACTTCCAAATCAAAATCCCAAGACAATATACACTCGTATGCCAGCAAGATCAGAAGGCGAAAGAGTGAAGTACAAGACAAAAAACTTTCAATAATGCACAAACAAATATCAAAACCGGAAAATTCAGATTTGCCCTTAGAAAATCATCTATTCAAACCCGCCCCCGCCCCCCAAACCCTGGGGGGAAAAAAAAGCTTTCtagaattaaaaatttaaaactatCGCTGACCTTCTCGTTGTTCTCGTAGTAATCATTCAACGCCCACTGATACTTCGATTGGTTCAACCCAAACAAATCCGCCAAGTACTCATCCAAGCTCGAATGCACTGCCAAGAAAAACAACCACGCCACACCTTAAAACCCCAAAGAACCGACCAACAACCACGCAAACCAACCAGAAAAACCTTTAAAAGGTACCATCTTGGACTCTGGCGACGGCGTTCCAGAAGAAGCCGAACGCGGATGCCGACGCCCGAGCGGCCGACTTCTCGAACTGCGGCGGCGGGACCTGAACCGGCGGCAACGCCGGCGCCAGTGACGGCGACGGCACCCTGACGGGCAAAGGAGCCACATTTCTTGGTCTGGGACTAGGGTTCAGCTTAAGGCTAGGGCTGAGAGGTCTCGGGGCCTCGGAGGGCTTGGGTGTCGGCGGCGGAGTGATGAAGACAGTGTACCTCCCGGCTTTCCCGATCACCGGCGGTGGCGTCGCCTCTCGCGCCCGAGCAGCGGCCATGCCGCAGGAGGGAGCGAGCAGGCACGGGATCGGAGTCGAGACGGTGGAACTCGGGCTAGGATTTAGGCTTGGGATTTGGGGGGAGAAGAGAGGACTCGTGGGAAAGCTGGAGTGCCCATGGTGGGGGAAGGGAACAGGGGGTTTGTGCTCTTTTAAACGGTATCCAATGCCATGCTTCGGAGGACCTTTCATTCCTTTTTTCCCCATATTTCTTTAATGCGGGTGGAAATGATTTCGGTGGGATTTAGCCTCGTAGTTGGAGGAAATATCGAGAATGGCACCGTGAGTGGCGAGTTTATCGTGGGCTAACGGCGGTGGGCGTGCGAGGATTAATGGAATGggtggttttgtaaatatgtcggtGGTAACCGGGGGTAGATTCAAAAAGACTTTGAGGAGCAACTAAAGCAACATTTGGCATCAATGGGAAGCAGAAAGAATGTCTAAATAttgataatataataataaaacgaTAACAATAATATCTGGATATGTAAGTGGTCATCCATGTCATTGTTGGAAGAACTTATTGTATACCAAATCTTCATCTAATTGTAAGGTACAAATGAGTCTGAGTCGGATCTTGTGTGTTCCGATTTGATCCGATTTCttattcaaattttaattttaaattcaaatccAATTCAATTAAAAATCAAGTTGGATTGGATCCATACCTACAATTTTTGATCCAAcagatcgggttgggtcggatcTATGTATAACTCAGATTCAACCTAAAAAATTCAGATCCGGATCGAATCTAGTTCCACCTTAGCATGAGGGTACTCTTTCAAATCTTAGAATCCAGCCTAGCTTTGGCAAAGAGACAAAATCCAACCACCAGTCTCCCAAGAATCTCCTAAGTTTTTTTTACATCCTTAATCTCTCTCCTTGCTTTCTCCAACATTAGGCACGCCGTACTATTGTAAGGGCTAAATACCCAACCGATCTCTTTTTTCTTAATCAAATCTTTGTTAAATCTTAATGGAAACGAGCCATAAGGAGAGGCCACGCAATCCCAGAAATGAGAGGAAGGGATACAGCAGGAGATGATAAAGATAATAATGTCGTCAACAAACGGAACTATCGGGTGGGGTCCGCTCGAAGGGAATGCGGCAATGAGCTGGCGGCGCGCTTCCCGTCGCGCCTGACGCGACCGCCGAAGAGCATTCGTACTTTGGCAGCGTCTTCTGGTGGATTCCAAACGATCACCGAAGACTGACAGTCTGACACTCGGCGATCGGTGGCGGACGGAGATTGAAGCATGGTATCGAAACAAGTGCCATTACCAACGAGTCCGGTTTACCACCCATGTTATTTTATGTTTTGGGGGAAGGGGTACGAGATGAAGTTTAAAACTTTAAATCGAAGtgtttaaaattttttgttcaagtttttgttattttctgttCATTCAGCCGGCTGTTTAATATCAGATCAcacaattgcaaggaaaaattaTAGCAGCGCACCAGCATGAGCACTAAACAAGCATATGATGAATAAAATCCATATCAATGCATCTCAGTGATCGGCTGAGCGTACGACTGATTTAGTGCATGCAGTATAAGAAATAATTGATGAGGCTAAACAGATGCCTTCTCATTGCTAAGTACTAACAGATGTCTCATCATTACACAAAATGGTAACAGAAACCGGACACATTACTAAGGGCTGGTCACTTGAGAGCGTAGGGACTGGGGTCATGACTTCATCAAGAGGCAAATGATTAATTCCGTTAAGACATGCCGAATTCTACCTTTTCAAATACAACTCAACGAAGTTCCTAAAGAACAAATGCTGTATCAGCATAAAGCACACATTTAAGGCCTAAATTCTCATTAAAATAAAATCCCGGATGACATTTATTTTGATATCACCAGCTAACAGAAGACAAACAAAAGCCAATCCAAACAGGCCCACAGAATGGTGCAACCACAATATTGTCTATCAACCTTAATAGTAAGGAGAGAGAACAAGCAACAGAATGTTTACTCATTACATAACTTTTCTTCTCACGAGCCCCCCAGGTCCTTTGGTGGGGCTGACCAAAGAAATGGCACTTATCACATACATCACAGACATTACCAAGACAACAAGTTTCATCACCAAATCCATGGTTCTCCAGTATACAAATTTAGCTATAAAAGCTTCTGTCCGTTTCccaaaatttcagttctacCAAATTTCTATAGCTGCCCCCTATTTGACAGAACTAATATGCAAACAGTATATAGAAACAACAACCAGCATCACATCTACTCCAAATTTTCCAATGGACATACAAgacaatttttttgaaaaataaaaagcatCAATAGCAAAATATCTTAAGGGTGTGCCTAGTAAAATTACTCTATTATAAGTTCGAAATACGGAAATAACCTCTCCACACTTGAAAGTAACGCTGACCCTCATCACCCAACAACGACAAAAGCCTCATGCACTGGGCCACCGCCGAATATTTTAAAGGCTAATGAGTACATTGCCCAACAACTATATACAGGAATATAAGAATGATGAGAACACACCCTTTTTTTTGATAGGAGGAACTGCATAACTCTGTTGCTGTACATAATCAAGCAAGAGCAGAACAAAGAAAAGCAAGGACAAAGAAAGGGACAAAAAAGGACTCAGCCAAAGCATTGAAGTGCAAGATAATGTGAGAGATGCAGAGATACACTCACTTATACACAGGCAATTCCGTCATTTTCTATGGAGAGACATATCAGGCGTTGAAAGAAAGCTACAAAACAAGATGCAAACTGTGCTAGTACTTTCTCAATGTTACTTATATGGTAGCAATAGCAAACACATATCCCATCACGTGACAAATATCTCTACTGATGattgagaaagatgggcttataACATCCAAGTGTTCAAACCATAAAGAGCCTAAACCTAACCACTACTCCGGACTTCTCTCTGTCTCAAGCAAACGTTATCCTCCACAAGCAGACTGGATCTGACAATTCTTCACTCCATGGGTGGTAGTGTTTAGTCAGCTCGATTTCTTATTGGAATCAAAAGAGAGCATATGATTTTCTGGCAAGCCTTCGAGATAACTGAAATGGTCCCACCATCATATGACAGAGCTCGCTAGAGACAGCTCATGAAGCTCACTTAACATCCACTCTTCTCCAGTTTGGCCACCAAGTACAACTGCTCTACTTCCTCCAACAACGCATGTACTGTGTCCCCAAGCAAATCGTGGCGATCGACCAGGTACATTCAGTATCCTCCAGGTTGGTTTCTCTTCAGTTGGATCCAAGAGATAAAGCTGGGAAGCTGAATGAAGACCAGCCACTGACCCACCAAATATCAGGACCCTACCACCAGGTAGGCTCACAGCAACATGATCAAGGCGGGGTGGAGGACCAATTCCATCGGGATTTCCAGCACCTGGCATTCCACTCCCAGTAATGCACCTCCAACAGGGTTCTTCTTCACTTAGATCCATAGTGAACACATCACTAGACCGCAGCCGAAGAGGGCCGCTCTTAGCCAGACCACCAAACATCAGTATTTTCCTCCCATCATAGACAGAAAGTGAGTGGCCCAACCTAGAAGGTGGAGTCCAAGATGCCGGTATTTCTCTCCATATGGGTTTTTCCATTGTGACATCCAATAGGTATGTATCACTGAGTAGTACACCAGAATCAGCACAACCTCCTGAAACCACCAACTTCGTGCCATCAAGTGTGCATGAGCTGTGCCATGACCTTGGCAGCGGAGGAGCCAGTCCAGAGATCTCGCGCCATGCAGGGTGTTGTGCATCCAAATCCAAAATGAAGACATCATTGAGCAAGCCCTGCCTTCCACAGCCACCAAACACAACCAACCAAGATCCATTTAAGCAAGATAGTGTATGGCCCCACCTGCCTGGTGGTGCTGAGCTCACATTAACATGCCTCCACTCTGGTTTACTGGCATTCAGATCTAACACAAAGGTATCATTCATCGGTTGCATGTTAACACCTTCACCACCGAAAAGAACAACCCTATTCCCAACAGCACAAGCACTGAAATTGCAACGGGATGGCTCCACAGCACCACCAACTGTCAATTTCCTCCATGCAGCAGCTTCAAGCGTGGTTAGCTCTCTTGCAAGTCTTCCCCATCCTAGCCTCTTTGCTCCAGGTACAGTTTCTAGTGCACGAGTAGTTTCGGTGCCCCAAGCATTCTGACAAACCATTTTCCAGAGATCCTCATTCTTTGTTAACTCATAAAGCCTCTTGCACACAGAACCAACAGATGCAATATCTCTTGGAGACAGCCTTGAAAGGATTTTTTGAGACAATACCTCATCACTCAGTTGCAACATGCTACAAAATTCACGACATACGTGTCCATTCCCTGTAGAGATAGGTCGGCAAGAGTTGTCTACAGTGAAGCGGGTGGAAGGTCTGACACATTCCTTTGTCATGGAACCAGGCAATGGTCCCAGGTCAACATTTGTGTCGGTGAAGAACTGAATGCCCATAACATGAGTTATGATCCCATCATCCCCGTAAATTGGGATTAGCTGCAGTCTGTTCATCAATGGAGAACCATCTTTCCTAAAATTCAACAGGTCGCCCTGGAATTCTATGCCTTTCTCGAGGCATCTTTGTATTTCAGCAACTATTGTAGCATCTACTAATGGATGCCTCCTTTGTGCAAATGGTCCTCTGCATTGCAAGAAGCGGCTGAAACGAGACAATGCAATAGATGAATATAATTCTCAAGGTTCCTGAGAAAAAGCTGATTGAAGATATGCCTTCCCTACCAAATAAAGTGGTCTGGGAGGAATAATATCTTCTCAACAAATAATAGCTAGACAAAGCTGAATGATTCATATTGACTGGGTTATGGAATATAGATATGATCCATATAACCAATTCAACCATGATATGAGTTATTTGCTGGTTCACAGTTACAAAAGAAGAGCCAGAACttgttgttcttcttcttgttttttgatGTGTGTgcaagcatgcatgcatgctgtGTGTATTAAAGTAGTTCCCAACATAAAATTACTGCTGATAAGACAGTTCAAACAagaaatattttgaaatttgggGCCCAGGTTCTAATCAGaatcataaaatttaatttgtaTTCACTATGCCAAGATATTCCGAACATATTAACATATAGATcctgaaaaaaaattaattaaattatgaGAACCTGAGTGCATCAGAACAAAAAGGAAATACGAAAAAGAACATGCAAAAGAATCAGCTagaaagcaataaaaaaaaaaatgcaaggtGATGATGGCAAATTTTCCCTAATTTCATGAGATATTTTAAGCATTTGCTCCCTTTTCCCCTTCTATTCTTGGACTCAAAAACTGCCAAAATGGAACGCTGCGACTGGTAGCATACTGCTCCAAAGTGAAACCGGCACCAGTGCAGGTGCTAGGACACCGAAATCCTGCGTACCAGTACGTACCGACTTTACCGGTCAGTACCGCTGCATATTGACGTACCATAGCAACTATTGGTGCGCACGTACAGGTAAGTATTgtctatattaatattttattagtatCGCACCATTTCGATAGAAAAATGCCACAGAGGGAGGTACTAGTAT
It encodes the following:
- the LOC120111269 gene encoding calcium-dependent protein kinase 27-like, giving the protein MAAARAREATPPPVIGKAGRYTVFITPPPTPKPSEAPRPLSPSLKLNPSPRPRNVAPLPVRVPSPSLAPALPPVQVPPPQFEKSAARASASAFGFFWNAVARVQDVHSSLDEYLADLFGLNQSKYQWALNDYYENNEKMEGGKGGKPKELTSKGQAV
- the LOC120111270 gene encoding adagio-like protein 1, which produces MEWDSDSDGPSGGEEVEEEEEEVGGFMLSDGGGAFSFAMGGMLQSAASCGLVVTDALEPDHPIIYVNRGFEDATGYRAEEVLGRNCRFLQCRGPFAQRRHPLVDATIVAEIQRCLEKGIEFQGDLLNFRKDGSPLMNRLQLIPIYGDDGIITHVMGIQFFTDTNVDLGPLPGSMTKECVRPSTRFTVDNSCRPISTGNGHVCREFCSMLQLSDEVLSQKILSRLSPRDIASVGSVCKRLYELTKNEDLWKMVCQNAWGTETTRALETVPGAKRLGWGRLARELTTLEAAAWRKLTVGGAVEPSRCNFSACAVGNRVVLFGGEGVNMQPMNDTFVLDLNASKPEWRHVNVSSAPPGRWGHTLSCLNGSWLVVFGGCGRQGLLNDVFILDLDAQHPAWREISGLAPPLPRSWHSSCTLDGTKLVVSGGCADSGVLLSDTYLLDVTMEKPIWREIPASWTPPSRLGHSLSVYDGRKILMFGGLAKSGPLRLRSSDVFTMDLSEEEPCWRCITGSGMPGAGNPDGIGPPPRLDHVAVSLPGGRVLIFGGSVAGLHSASQLYLLDPTEEKPTWRILNVPGRSPRFAWGHSTCVVGGSRAVVLGGQTGEEWMLSELHELSLASSVI